From Salvia splendens isolate huo1 chromosome 16, SspV2, whole genome shotgun sequence, a single genomic window includes:
- the LOC121772758 gene encoding protein argonaute 2-like, with amino-acid sequence MESNRGGNSGRGRGRGGGRRGNYDDQQQGGRGGGRGRGYEGSGRGSYNQPPARPQQWVNRPPPQSNQPPAWGYRPPQPQPQPPPAQSVAAGPSTWTGRPWGPPSSAQPVRPPPASPSAASPPAPAPAPAPAVEIRRESEKPLSPKSKEGQIEAIRRPDHGTLAVRRINLVVNHFPISFNAEATVYHYDVDVKPVSSDGSRPAKKPLRKSDLRFIKDLAFPGAALLKTVYDGEKNVFSAVRLGEGKFRVDVPEGEDVRSGSYTFTIKLVNELPLSKLKDYLKGNIAQVPRDTLQGLDLVMKENPMRKRIALGSRSFFSDRNAADLRGGLAAYKGFIPSLKPTGQGLSLCIDYSVLAFRKPLPVIEFLKQHLNLRGVNEFPRAGRDIIEVLRGLKVKVNHRRTNQKYTIRGLTREVPRDYFFELVDQEGGAPPRRVNLVDYFREKWGKEIVHRDIPCLDVGKPNKPNVIPMEFCVLAEGQRFPKDNLDKDTAVYLKKLTLVKPWERRDNICDMVKAEDGCFGEIARNFGISLDTNMTKVGGRVIGAPELKVGGSRPVRVDAEKCQWNLVGKSFLDAKSMDCWALLDFTQGDRYNGLMVGAFVDNLRGRSRNLGIQMAEPVVYRLTRMQDLSSVDRLEKILKEIVSEASRLSKGKKPQMIVCAMSIRDQGYKYIKWISETQIGVVTQCCLSQPANKGQDQYLANICLKINAKLGGTNFEVSGKLSGFEPTDHVMFIGADVNHPAPMNKECPSIAAVVGTVNWPAANRYAARVSPQKHRCETIKNFGAMCLNLVNAYAQLNRVRPRKIVVFRDGVSEGQFEMVLGQELLDLKAAIYSDDYQPPITVIVAQKRHQTRLFVENKNDGGQTGNVPPGTVVDTTIVHPHDFDFYLCSHYGGIGTSKPTHYYVLWDENRFTSNHLQKLIYDMCFTFVRCTKPVSLVPPVYYADLVAYRGRMFQEVALEKDPRGASFDQSFYSMHTDLLNNMFFV; translated from the exons ATGGAAAGTAACAGAGGCGGTAACTCCGGGCGCGGCCGTGGCCGCGGCGGCGGTCGGCGCGGTAACTACGACGATCAGCAACAAGGAGGCCGTGGCGGCGGCCGCGGAAGAGGATACGAGGGTTCCGGCCGTGGATCCTACAACCAGCCTCCCGCTCGGCCGCAGCAGTGGGTTAACCGCCCTCCGCCGCAGTCGAATCAGCCTCCGGCGTGGGGATACAGACCGCCGCAGCCGCAGCCGCAGCCGCCTCCTGCTCAGTCAGTTGCTGCGGGGCCATCCACGTGGACAGGAAGGCCGTGGGGCCCTCCTTCCTCCGCTCAACCCGTTCGCCCCCCTCCTGCTTCTCCTTCTGCAGCTTCTCCTCCGGCGCCGGCGCCAGCGCCAGCGCCAGCTG TTGAAATTCGGCGCGAATCTGAGAAACCTCTTTCCCCGAAGAGCAAAGAGGGGCAGATTGAGGCAATTCGCCGCCCCGATCACGGCACCCTTGCCGTCCGCAGAATCAACCTCGTCGTCAACCACTTCCCGATCTCCTTCAACGCCGAGGCCACCGTCTACCACTACGACGTCGACGTGAAGCCAGTTTCCTCCGACGGCAGCCGTCCGGCGAAGAAACCACTCCGGAAATCCGACCTCCGCTTCATCAAAGACCTCGCGTTCCCCGGCGCCGCGCTTCTCAAAACCGTCTACGACGGCGAGAAGAACGTCTTCAGCGCCGTCCGCCTCGGCGAGGGCAAGTTCCGCGTCGACGTCCCCGAGGGCGAGGACGTCCGATCCGGATCGTACACCTTCACCATCAAGCTCGTGAACGAGCTCCCCCTCTCGAAGCTCAAGGACTATCTCAAGGGGAACATCGCTCAGGTTCCTCGCGACACATTACAGGGGCTGGACTTGGTGATGAAGGAGAATCCGATGAGGAAGCGGATCGCTCTCGGCAGTAGAAGCTTCTTCTCGGACCGAAACGCAGCTGATCTCCGCGGCGGCCTTGCAGCTTACAAAGGCTTTATCCCGAGCCTCAAGCCCACGGGCCAGGGCCTGTCTCTATGTATCGACTACTCCGTTCTCGCGTTTCGGAAGCCGTTGCCTGTTATTGAGTTTCTGAAGCAGCATTTGAATCTGAGAGGTGTGAATGAGTTCCCGAGGGCGGGGAGGGATATCATCGAGGTTCTTCGGGGATTGAAAGTGAAGGTGAATCACCGTCGTACGAATCAGAAGTATACGATTCGAGGGCTGACGAGAGAGGTTCCTCGTGATTACTTTTTCGAATTGGTTGATCAAGAGGGTGGGGCGCCACCGAGGAGGGTTAATCTTGTTGATTATTTTAGGGAGAAATGGGGGAAGGAGATAGTGCACCGGGATATTCCGTGTTTGGATGTGGGAAAACCGAACAAGCCGAATGTCATACCTATGGAGTTCTGTGTGTTGGCTGAAGGGCAGAGGTTTCCGAAGGACAATTTGGATAAGGATACTGCTGTTTACTTGAAGAAGCTTACTCTTGTTAAGCCTTGGGAGAGAAGGGACAACATTTGTGATATGGTGAAGGCTGAGGATGGATGTTTTGG GGAGATTGCTAGGAATTTCGGGATCAGTCTTGATACAAACATGACGAAGGTTGGAGGCCGAGTGATAGGTGCTCCGGAGTTGAAAGTAGGTGGTTCGCGTCCAGTAAGAGTGGATGCTGAGAAATGCCAATGGAACCTTGTTGGGAAATCATTCCTGGATGCGAAGTCTATGGACTGTTGGGCCTTGTTGGACTTCACGCAAGGTGACCGTTACAATGGGCTGATGGTGGGTGCTTTTGTAGACAATCTGAGAGGTCGGAGCAGGAATCTGGGCATTCAGATGGCTGAGCCTGTTGTGTATCGTCTCACTCGGATGCAGGATCTCTCTTCTGTGGACAGGCTCGAGAAGATTCTCAAGGAGATTGTGAGTGAGGCGTCCAGATTGAGCAAGGGGAAGAAGCCGCAGATGATTGTCTGTGCGATGAGTATAAGGGATCAGGGGTACAAGTACATTAAGTGGATTTCGGAGACACAGATTGGTGTTGTGACACAGTGCTGTTTGTCACAACCAGCAAATAAGGGACAAGATCAGTATCTTGCTAATATTTGTCTCAAGATCAATGCCAAGTTAGGAGGGACTAACTTTGAAGTATCTGGGAAGCTTTCGGGTTTCGAGCCGACTGACCATGTGATGTTTATAGGGGCTGATGTGAATCACCCTGCACCTATGAACAAGGAGTGCCCGTCTATAGCTGCAGTCGTTGGTACAGTGAATTGGCCTGCTGCGAATCGCTATGCTGCGAGGGTGAGTCCCCAGAAGCATCGATGTGAGACTATCAAGAATTTCGGGGCCATGTGTTTGAATCTGGTGAATGCCTATGCTCAGCTCAATAGGGTTAGGCCGAGGAAGATTGTGGTGTTTCGTGATGGGGTCAGTGAGGGGCAGTTTGAGATGGTGCTCGGGCAGGAGCTGCTAGATCTGAAGGCGGCCATTTACAGCGATGATTACCAGCCGCCAATCACAGTGATAGTTGCTCAGAAGCGGCACCAGACACGCCTCTTCGTTGAGAACAAGAACGATGGTGGCCAGACAGGGAATGTGCCTCCGGGAACTGTGGTGGACACCACAATCGTTCATCCTCATGACTTTGATTTCTATCTGTGCAGCCACTATG
- the LOC121770849 gene encoding uncharacterized protein LOC121770849, producing the protein MAGGKCNLERGGSGSGGRGGRWHNQNKPNRYRGAPKHGSPGSDKPAPATAGRRCCSAPDQPPPQHGNEVLIRVRGCGLGEFCWSISVQWWGRLLISLSYSPGE; encoded by the exons ATGGCCGGCGGCAAATGCAACCTCGAACGCGGTGGCAGTGGCAGTGGCGGAAGAGGAGGACGCTGGCATAACCAGAATAAACCGAATCGTTACCGCGGCGCACCTAAGCATGGATCTCCCGGTTCAGATAAACCAGCCCCCGCCACCGCAGGTAGGAGGTGCTGCTCCGCGCCGGATCAGCCTCCTCCGCAGCACG GAAATGAAGTGTTGATTCGAGTTCGCGGATGCGGACTAGGAGAATTCTGCTGGTCGATATCGGTGCAGTGGTGGGGCCGCTTGTTGATCTCCTTGAGCTACTCGCCGGGAGAGTGA
- the LOC121769778 gene encoding protein argonaute 2-like, which translates to MDGDRLSRGGGDQRPSGQQLRPAAEAPQTKYRPPHLRIPQSSNAGGEHQSPPLQRQGVGRSSESAPALTPQRTSILPIQRQPLWSAPPQQSENRILPVRRPESRSIAGRSVNLLVNHFLVKFNPRNTIYHYSLDIRQLVSYEKRPARRLRNTGGLRLILNKLFLDDQARFPANRTAYDGEKNLYSAVSLPTGQFRVELSAEDLSTQTYVVSIKIMNELKLSKLEDYLSGKVPYVPRDILQGMDMVMKENPSRYRISIDRYFYPSSFRVEDDIGGGMAAYRGFQSTLRPTAQGLALCLDCSVMSCRKPLPVVEFLKEHIPEFDGAFLDLHLRRRVAHALKGLTVRVTHRRTKQQFTIAGLTEKITRDLWFDFVDPKGQDPTVKVSLVQYFREKYGKVIVYQDIPCLILGRNNRTNHVPMEFCILTEGQRYRRELLDESRQEKMKEKCLPRPPERRNTISEMMQDHDGPCGDVTRNFGFQVEKNMTSVEGRIIGPPDLKLGAVDVVRVEDEKRQWNLAENSVVEGKRIDRWALIDFSFLDFPKLRAKDFISNLRNRSKSLGIVMEEPLLCHSTGMRDFSSVSRLEELLRNVVHEGNRKCWNKLQIIICVMAEKHHGYKYLKWVSETRVGVVTQCCLSNHANRGDDQFLGNLCLKINAKLGGSNVELTRRLPHFEEEDHVMFVGADVNHPLSKKSTTPSIAAVVATVNWPAVNRYAARVSPQDHRTEKILDLGPICRDLVNTYHQLNGIKPKKIVVFRDGVSEGQFDMVLNEELSALKRAVFDYHYQPRITLVVAQKRHKTRLFLENLGDGSATGNVPPGTVVDTKIVHPFEFDFYLCSHYGRIGTSKAVRYCVLWDENSFSSDQLQELIYNLCFTFARSTRPVSLVPPVYYADLVAYRGRLFQEAAKEFQSHSVPASRPRTFDLSFYQLHPDLRNIMFFV; encoded by the exons ATGGACGGCGATCGCCTCAGTCGCGGCGGCGGCGATCAGAGACCGAGCGGCCAACAACTCCGG CCGGCGGCAGAGGCGCCGCAAACAAAATACAGACCACCGCACCTCCGGATCCCGCAGTCTAGCAATGCCGGGGGTGAGCATCAGTCGCCGCCGCTTCAACGGCAGGGTGTGGGCCGGTCTAGCGAGAGCGCTCCTGCTCTCACTCCCCAGCGAACTTCTATACTTCCTATAC AACGGCAGCCCTTGTGGAGCGCACCACCACAACAATCCGAGAACAGAATTTTACCTGTTAGGCGGCCGGAGAGCAGGTCCATTGCCGGAAGATCAGTCAACCTACTAGTAAACCATTTTCTTGTCAAATTCAACCCAAGGAATACCATATACCATTATAGTTTGGATATCAGACAATTAGTATCGTATGAAAAAAGACCGGCAAGAAGGTTGAGGAACACGGGTGGACTTCGTTTGATACTGAACAAACTCTTCCTCGATGATCAAGCGCGGTTTCCAGCTAATCGGACTGCTTATGATGGTGAAAAGAATCTCTACAGTGCAGTTTCGCTACCCACTGGCCAATTCAGAGTGGAGCTATCGGCTGAAGACTTGTCTACTCAGACATACGTAGTTTCGATCAAGATAATGAATGAGCTGAAGCTTTCCAAGCTGGAAGACTATTTGAGTGGTAAGGTGCCTTATGTGCCTCGTGACATACTGCAAGGGATGGATATGGTAATGAAGGAGAATCCTTCGAGGTATAGGATCTCCATTGATAGATACTTTTACCCTTCCAGTTTCAGGGTCGAAGATGATATTGGGGGTGGTATGGCAGCATATAGAGGCTTCCAATCAACTTTGCGGCCTACTGCCCAGGGCCTTGCATTGTGCTTGGACTGCTCGGTTATGTCATGCCGCAAGCCGTTGCCAGTTGTAGAGTTCCTCAAGGAGCATATACCTGAATTTGATGGAGCATTTCTTGATTTGCACTTGAGGCGGAGGGTTGCACATGCTTTGAAAGGGTTGACAGTTAGAGTAACTCATCGTCGTACCAAGCAGCAGTTCACTATAGCTGGGTTGACTGAAAAAATTACCCGTGATCTTTGGTTTGATTTTGTTGATCCCAAAGGACAGGATCCTACTGTCAAAGTCAGTCTTGTGCAATATTTCAGGGAGAAATATGGGAAGGTGATTGTTTACCAGGATATCCCTTGCTTGATTCTCGGCAGAAATAATCGTACAAATCATGTTCCGATGGAATTCTGCATCTTAACTGAGGGGCAACGGTACAGAAGAGAGCTTTTGGATGAATCCCGACaggagaaaatgaaagaaaaatgtttGCCTCGGCCACCAGAAAGGAGAAACACAATCAGTGAGATGATGCAAGATCATGATGGACCCTGTGG AGATGTCACTCGAAATTTTGGATTTCAAGTTGAGAAGAATATGACATCTGTAGAAGGTCGGATAATTGGCCCACCAGATTTGAAGCTTGGTGCCGTTGATGTAGTAAGAGTTGAAGACGAGAAACGCCAATGGAACCTGGCTGAGAATTCTGTTGTGGAAGGAAAACGAATTGATAGATGGGCCTTGATTGATTTCAGCTTTCTTGATTTTCCAAAGCTCAGAGCAAAGGATTTCATCAGCAATCTGAGAAATCGATCCAAGAGTTTAGGAATCGTCATGGAAGAGCCTTTGCTCTGCCATTCAACCGGCATGCGCGACTTCTCTTCAGTGAGCAGACTGGAAGAGCTTCTCAGAAATGTTGTTCATGAAGGCAACAGAAAATGTTGGAACAAATTGCAGATAATAATTTGTGTCATGGCTGAGAAACACCATGGATACAAATACCTTAAATGGGTATCTGAGACGCGAGTAGGCGTTGTAACTCAGTGTTGCTTGTCCAACCATGCGAACAGAGGAGATGACCAGTTTCTTGGGAACCTCTGCCTCAAGATAAACGCAAAGCTTGGAGGAAGCAACGTGGAGCTCACTCGAAGACTTCCTCATTTCGAAGAGGAAGATCATGTTATGTTCGTTGGTGCTGATGTTAATCATCCACTCTCAAAGAAATCGACCACTCCATCTATAGCTGCCGTCGTCGCCACAGTTAACTGGCCTGCTGTGAATCGCTACGCCGCACGAGTTTCGCCTCAAGACCACAGAACCGAGAAGATTCTGGACTTGGGGCCCATTTGCAGGGATCTCGTCAACACGTACCACCAGCTCAACGGGATTAAACCCAAGAAAATCGTTGTTTTTCGCGACGGAGTGAGCGAGGGGCAGTTTGATATGGTGCTGAACGAGGAGCTATCCGCCTTGAAGAGGGCCGTATTTGACTATCATTACCAGCCAAGAATCACCCTCGTCGTGGCTCAGAAGAGACACAAAACGCGCCTCTTTCTCGAGAATCTCGGGGACGGAAGCGCCACGGGGAATGTGCCTCCCGGGACGGTTGTTGACACGAAGATCGTTCACCCGTTCGAGTTCGACTTCTACCTCTGCAGCCACTACGGGCGGATTGGGACGAGCAAGGCCGTACGGTACTGCGTGCTGTGGGACGAGAACTCCTTCTCGTCCGACCAACTGCAGGAGCTTATATACAACCTGTGCTTCACGTTCGCGCGGAGCACGAGGCCGGTGTCGCTCGTCCCTCCGGTGTACTACGCGGACCTCGTAGCCTACCGCGGGCGTCTGTTTCAAGAAGCGGCAAAGGAGTTCCAATCTCATTCCGTTCCGGCTTCGAGGCCTCGCACTTTCGATCTAAGTTTCTATCAACTCCACCCTGATCTTCGGAACATCATGTTTTTCGTTTGA
- the LOC121772002 gene encoding uncharacterized protein LOC121772002, translated as MAMDEEGVLGRNLNMEGGSEALGLRVEEDEDDFKSCCEDEDELKEKEDHVKVDLDENVVKMYFKGVSVICPGDSGARISGIGVVIERLGCSTLVQVQKKLDFYVEELVAECLALLDGFSEAAQHEARRVLAFTDSEILHSQIVDNKVVESPLLAALGQRIMEQACNFETFVLKLVPTSDVLKALSLAQVAVGIVSSRCNGEEPMENCSICCEEKLSSMMLSFKCSHRFCSHCMKTYVEGKVDYSQVPIRCPQLGCKYCISASECRTFLPVASYESLERALGEADVLSSNKMYCPYPTCSVLLDPYDCLSTRASSSSQSDNSCVECPVCQGFICVDCEVPWHSSMTCDEYQRLPLEERDASDLTLHRLARNKRWRRCLQCRTMIELAHGCYHMTCWCGHEFCYSCGADYRDGLQTCHCAFWEDDHSEEMAAYPTQQLEQWAWDSFASLPMTMDAYSDQERSQLALIQRFLAGGFGLNEQNPYQAPPQCTDSYADAMKDLHQLPWLERFVSVISDNYYEDYIQ; from the exons ATGGCAATGGATGAAGAAGGAGTTCTTGGCAGGAATTTAAACATGGAAGGTGGGAGTGAAGCATTGGGTTTGAGGGTGGAGGAAGATGAAGACGATTTCAAGAGCTGCTGCGAAGATGAGGATGAATTGAAGGAGAAGGAAGATCATGTGAAGGTGGATTTAGATGAGAATGTAGTTAAAATGTATTTTAAGGGTGTGTCTGTTATCTGCCCCGGTGATTCGGGGGCTAGGATTTCTGGAATCGGGGTGGTGATCGAGAGGCTGGGATGTTCGACTCTGGTTCAGGTCCAGAAGAAGCTTGATTTCTATGTAGAGGAGCTGGTTGCAGAGTGTTTGGCATTGCTGGATGGTTTCTCTGAGGCTGCACAGCACGAGGCTAGACGCGTTTTAGCCTTCACGGATTCTGAAATCTTGCATAGTCAG ATTGTTGATAATAAGGTTGTTGAGAGTCCTCTTTTGGCAGCATTGGGTCAAAGGATCATGGAACAGGCATGTAATTTTGAGACGTTTGTTCTAAAACTCGTCCCAACTAGTGACGTACTCAAGGCGTTAAGTTTAGCTCAAGTTGCTGTTGGTATAGTCTCCTCTCGTTGTAACGGGGAGGAACCAATGGAGAACTGCTCGATTTGCTGCGAGGAGAAGCTCTCCTCGATGATGCTCTCGTTCAAATGTTCCCATAGGTTCTGCTCCCACTGTATGAAAACCTATGTGGAGGGGAAAGTGGATTACAGTCAAGTGCCAATCAGATGCCCTCAGTTGGGATGCAAGTACTGCATTTCGGCTTCAGAGTGCAGGACATTTCTTCCCGTTGCCTCTTACGAGTCTCTGGAGAGAGCCCTCGGAGAAGCAGACGTGCTGAGCTCTAACAAGATGTACTGCCCGTATCCTACCTGCTCAGTGCTGCTTGACCCTTACGATTGCTTGTCGACTAGGGCAAGCTCGTCGAGCCAGTCGGACAACAGCTGTGTGGAGTGTCCCGTCTGTCAAGGGTTCATCTGTGTTGATTGTGAGGTGCCGTGGCATTCTTCCATGACCTGCGATGAGTATCAAAGGCTCCCGTTGGAGGAGAGAGATGCCTCTGATTTGACCCTGCATCGTCTGGCCCGGAACAAGAGGTGGAGACGCTGCTTGCAGTGCAGGACGATGATCGAGCTAGCTCATGGCTGCTACCACATGACTTGCTG GTGCGGGCACGAGTTCTGCTACTCGTGTGGGGCAGACTACAGGGACGGGCTGCAGACATGCCACTGCGCGTTTTGGGAAGACGATCACTCAGAGGAGATGGCCGCGTACCCTACCCAGCAGCTGGAGCAGTGGGCGTGGGACTCGTTTGCGTCACTCCCGATGACAATGGACGCTTACTCGGATCAAGAGCGGTCGCAGCTGGCCCTGATCCAGAGGTTCCTTGCCGGAGGGTTCGGTTTGAACGAGCAAAATCCATATCAAGCGCCCCCGCAGTGCACGGACTCGTATGCAGATGCGATGAAGGATCTGCATCAGCTGCCTTGGCTCGAGAGGTTCGTCTCTGTCATAAGCGATAACTACTACGAAGACTACATACAGTGA